In one window of Paraburkholderia phymatum STM815 DNA:
- a CDS encoding MFS transporter, producing the protein MGQELQAFETSGRRGVNHRWKVLGVGFAANASFAAAFSGIPTTAIFLRNGYHIDNRGLGLVLGMLGLGIAASELPWGLLTDRWGDRRVLLLGLLATAAALAAMAGFVVPRGGAAPGIVPLALGLLAVGLLGGSVNGSSGRAVMAWFREAERGLAMSIRQTAVPAGGGLGALTLPSLAAHFGFVAVYGTLAALCTMTAWFAWRWLHEPPESAARGVPAVVAGQGAQAGGGKPGVSAGLVPPLRDIGVWRVALGIGVGGVSATMAAVQAGAAVARVWSGHWTDRRGNRRQYMRACSVLTALLFAALALVAAGAGGAQGLITAVLAAMVVLGGVSASAWHGVAYTELATLAGTRRAGTALAMGNTCAFMTLFVTPLAIPPLLTATSWPVVWAVASLCALLALPIFPRPLRAPRYVPRIRV; encoded by the coding sequence GTGGGACAGGAACTGCAAGCATTCGAAACATCGGGCAGACGGGGCGTGAATCACCGCTGGAAGGTACTGGGCGTGGGATTCGCCGCAAACGCGAGCTTCGCGGCCGCGTTTTCGGGTATTCCGACGACGGCCATCTTTCTTCGCAACGGCTATCACATCGACAACCGCGGACTGGGTCTCGTGCTCGGCATGCTCGGGCTCGGCATCGCCGCCAGCGAACTGCCGTGGGGACTGCTTACGGACCGCTGGGGCGACCGGCGCGTGCTGCTGCTCGGCTTGCTGGCGACGGCGGCCGCGCTGGCCGCGATGGCGGGCTTCGTCGTCCCGCGCGGCGGCGCTGCGCCCGGCATCGTACCGCTAGCCCTTGGACTGCTGGCAGTCGGGCTGCTGGGCGGAAGTGTGAACGGCTCGAGCGGGCGTGCCGTGATGGCGTGGTTTCGCGAAGCCGAACGGGGCCTCGCGATGAGCATCCGGCAGACGGCCGTGCCTGCGGGCGGTGGACTCGGCGCGCTGACGTTGCCGTCGCTGGCCGCGCACTTCGGCTTCGTGGCCGTCTACGGGACGCTTGCTGCGCTGTGCACGATGACGGCATGGTTCGCATGGCGCTGGCTGCACGAGCCGCCTGAATCGGCTGCCAGGGGAGTCCCGGCCGTGGTCGCTGGGCAAGGTGCGCAGGCCGGTGGCGGGAAGCCGGGCGTGTCGGCTGGGCTCGTCCCGCCGCTGCGCGATATCGGCGTGTGGCGTGTCGCATTGGGTATCGGCGTGGGCGGGGTCAGTGCGACGATGGCGGCGGTGCAAGCGGGGGCGGCCGTCGCACGCGTCTGGAGCGGGCACTGGACAGACCGACGCGGCAACCGGCGCCAATACATGCGAGCGTGCAGTGTGCTGACGGCGCTTCTGTTCGCGGCGCTCGCCCTGGTCGCAGCGGGCGCGGGCGGCGCGCAAGGCCTCATCACGGCCGTGCTCGCAGCGATGGTGGTGCTTGGCGGCGTCAGTGCTTCCGCGTGGCATGGCGTTGCCTACACCGAACTCGCGACGCTCGCGGGCACGCGCCGCGCGGGCACCGCGCTCGCAATGGGCAACACATGCGCCTTCATGACGCTGTTCGTCACGCCGCTCGCCATTCCCCCGTTGCTGACGGCAACTTCGTGGCCGGTGGTATGGGCGGTTGCGAGTCTTTGCGCGCTGCTTGCGTTGCCCATTTTCCCGCGCCCGCTACGCGCGCCGCGCTATGTGCCACGCATCCGGGTATAA
- a CDS encoding response regulator transcription factor: MLADDHPFVLLGIRATLIAHGGFTIVGEATSPSSLVQLMEKASCDVLVTDLTMPDASGDADDGLRLIRRIRSGWPEVHIVVLTSLTNAAILRSIMSDGVIGMLNKSESMDELAAAIRAAGAGRSYVSRSILQTLAEASGEPLGMSPMRHLSPRQSEVIRMFVRGKSISEIARDLGRDVRTVSRQKRDAMAKLGVSNDPGLFAFVRAYGLASEFILDR; the protein is encoded by the coding sequence ATGCTTGCAGACGATCACCCGTTTGTCCTGCTCGGTATCCGGGCCACGCTGATCGCGCACGGCGGATTCACAATCGTAGGCGAGGCGACGAGCCCTTCGTCGCTCGTTCAGTTAATGGAAAAGGCGTCATGCGACGTACTGGTCACGGATCTGACCATGCCGGATGCATCGGGCGACGCCGACGACGGGCTGCGGCTGATCCGGCGCATTCGAAGCGGCTGGCCGGAGGTCCACATCGTCGTGCTGACCAGTCTGACCAACGCGGCCATTCTCCGCTCCATCATGTCCGACGGCGTGATCGGCATGCTCAACAAGAGTGAATCGATGGATGAACTGGCCGCTGCAATACGCGCGGCGGGTGCAGGACGTTCCTACGTCAGCCGGTCGATACTTCAGACACTCGCTGAGGCGAGCGGCGAGCCGCTCGGCATGTCGCCAATGCGCCATCTTTCCCCGCGCCAGTCAGAGGTGATCCGCATGTTCGTGCGGGGCAAGTCCATATCCGAAATCGCCCGCGATCTGGGGCGGGACGTCCGGACGGTTAGCCGGCAAAAGCGCGACGCAATGGCGAAACTGGGCGTCAGCAATGACCCCGGGCTTTTTGCTTTCGTGCGCGCATATGGTCTTGCATCGGAATTCATTTTGGATCGCTAA
- a CDS encoding response regulator transcription factor, with protein MNIRKDGTLPIRTIIADDHPLVLLAMENLMSGFPNIEIVGKATDSSELFAEAQRVKCELVVMDLYMPGGLHGDGVEMVRQFKERHPDVVVVVLTMETSADALQKVIALGVGAVVSKRDRIDLIHVAIITALARECYVGPAIRALLADATLSRRIDYVRQVLSRRELEVLTHYATGRGVTEIAMRLGRSVKTISAQKCTAMRKLSLQSDADLFRFAVEHGLVTDEQSTAAGRTGGRG; from the coding sequence GTGAATATCAGGAAGGACGGGACACTGCCAATTCGCACCATCATCGCCGACGACCACCCGCTCGTCTTGCTGGCGATGGAGAATCTGATGTCGGGCTTTCCCAACATTGAAATCGTCGGCAAGGCAACGGATTCATCTGAGCTGTTCGCTGAGGCGCAGCGTGTCAAATGCGAACTCGTCGTGATGGATCTATACATGCCCGGCGGTTTGCATGGCGACGGTGTCGAGATGGTACGGCAGTTCAAGGAACGCCACCCTGACGTCGTCGTCGTGGTGCTGACCATGGAGACTTCGGCCGATGCGTTGCAAAAGGTGATTGCGCTCGGCGTGGGCGCCGTCGTGAGCAAACGTGACCGAATCGACCTCATTCACGTGGCGATCATCACTGCGCTGGCGCGCGAATGCTATGTCGGCCCCGCCATTCGCGCATTGCTCGCCGACGCCACCCTCTCGCGCCGGATCGACTATGTCAGACAGGTCCTGTCGCGGCGCGAACTCGAAGTGCTGACGCACTATGCGACAGGGCGCGGTGTGACCGAAATAGCAATGAGGCTCGGCCGCAGCGTCAAGACGATCAGCGCGCAGAAGTGCACTGCGATGCGCAAGTTGTCCCTGCAAAGCGATGCCGATCTGTTCCGGTTCGCCGTCGAACATGGTCTGGTAACTGACGAGCAATCCACAGCGGCAGGCAGGACAGGCGGGCGAGGCTGA
- a CDS encoding response regulator transcription factor: MEDKIRVIVADDHACVRAGVRSLLGQIGHVAVAGEADSTQALAELLDSCACDVVVTDLGMPGIDGESNAIQFLRRLLDQAPHLPVVVLTMIHQPSILMGLLQHGVAAIVDKRDMTASLIHAIDAGLTGQGYLSDHACAAIAKAEAPQPRAGVMSAGEWKVFTMYVSGMTISQIAVRLNRSAKTISTQKRNAMRKLGLETEADVIDYACQIGLT; this comes from the coding sequence ATGGAAGACAAGATTCGCGTCATCGTCGCCGACGATCACGCATGCGTGCGCGCGGGCGTCAGGTCATTGCTGGGGCAGATTGGCCATGTCGCGGTGGCCGGCGAAGCGGACAGCACGCAGGCTCTCGCCGAATTGCTCGACTCCTGCGCGTGCGACGTCGTCGTGACGGATCTCGGCATGCCGGGCATCGACGGAGAGAGCAATGCCATTCAGTTCCTGCGACGTCTGTTGGACCAGGCGCCGCATTTGCCCGTCGTCGTGCTCACGATGATCCATCAACCGTCCATCCTGATGGGGTTGCTGCAGCATGGCGTTGCCGCGATCGTCGACAAGCGCGACATGACCGCGTCGTTGATACACGCGATCGACGCTGGCCTGACGGGTCAAGGCTATCTGTCCGATCACGCATGCGCCGCAATCGCAAAGGCGGAAGCGCCGCAACCTCGCGCAGGCGTAATGAGCGCCGGCGAATGGAAAGTCTTCACGATGTACGTGAGTGGGATGACGATCAGCCAGATTGCTGTCCGGCTCAACCGCAGCGCCAAGACGATCAGCACGCAGAAGCGCAACGCAATGCGCAAGCTTGGACTGGAAACGGAAGCCGACGTGATCGACTACGCGTGCCAGATCGGCCTCACCTGA
- a CDS encoding aquaporin has protein sequence MSGLGKRLIVEGAGTAWLVFIGCGTAALNTGAQGNSIIAVPLAFGFALATATYVLGRFSGAHFNPAVTVAFVTAQRFSVRDLAPYIAAQVLGAVAGAALLVYIASGRPGFELASSQFGATGFGDHSPADYSLHSALAVEVTLSFAFVLARMLMSSGRSANLIGPLVTGLWLMLSYVVAAPVTNASLNPARSTGPALLVGDWALDQLWLFWAAPLTGGVLAGLLHSRVFGQPRDMFAGRREGRRGESA, from the coding sequence ATGTCAGGGCTGGGAAAGCGATTGATCGTGGAAGGCGCCGGGACGGCGTGGCTCGTGTTCATTGGGTGTGGCACAGCTGCGCTTAACACGGGCGCGCAAGGCAATAGCATCATCGCCGTGCCGCTCGCCTTCGGCTTTGCGTTGGCTACCGCGACTTACGTGCTTGGGCGCTTTTCGGGGGCGCACTTCAATCCCGCCGTCACCGTCGCTTTTGTGACAGCGCAACGCTTTTCCGTGCGCGACCTCGCACCCTATATCGCCGCGCAAGTGCTCGGCGCCGTCGCGGGCGCTGCGCTGCTTGTCTATATCGCCAGCGGCCGTCCGGGCTTCGAGCTTGCATCGAGCCAGTTCGGCGCGACGGGGTTTGGCGACCATTCTCCCGCCGACTACTCACTGCATTCCGCGCTGGCGGTCGAAGTCACCCTGTCCTTTGCATTCGTACTGGCGCGCATGCTGATGTCGAGCGGCCGCTCGGCGAACCTGATCGGTCCGCTCGTCACGGGTTTGTGGCTGATGCTGAGCTACGTCGTCGCGGCACCCGTCACTAATGCTTCACTGAATCCCGCCCGCTCGACGGGCCCGGCACTGCTCGTCGGCGACTGGGCGCTCGACCAGTTGTGGCTTTTTTGGGCGGCTCCGCTCACGGGAGGTGTGCTCGCCGGCTTGCTGCATTCGCGAGTTTTTGGCCAGCCACGGGATATGTTCGCGGGGCGCCGCGAGGGCCGTCGCGGCGAGTCGGCGTGA